A genomic window from Sorex araneus isolate mSorAra2 chromosome 2, mSorAra2.pri, whole genome shotgun sequence includes:
- the MVB12A gene encoding multivesicular body subunit 12A isoform X1: MEPGPDPDAPPLTGLAWSSASAAPPRGFSAISSTVEAAPAAFGRSFAQKPGYFLCLSALGNLENPQENVVTEIRVLVDRSPLPPGFAPVCDPLDSKASISKKKRLCMKLVPLGAAEMVVVDVRLSGKTKTVPGYHRVGDMGGFAIWCKTAKAPRPVPKPRALSKEMQGLSLDPPGSPSHPTHSSKAGGQAPTLSRLSSRASTLRRNDSIYDASNLYGISAMDGVPFTLHPRFEGRTCGSLAFSAFGNLTIKSLADIEEEYNYGFVVEKTAAARLPPSVT, encoded by the exons ATGGAGCCTGGTCCCGATCCCGACGCACCGCCGCTCACCGGCCTGGCCTGGTCTTCGGCCTCGGCTGCCCCACCGCGGGGCTTCAGCGCG ATCTCCAGTACTGTGGAGGCCGCGCCCGCCGCCTTCGGCCGGAGCTTCGCGCAGAAACCCGGCTACTTCCTGTGCCTCAGCGCCCTGGGTAACCTAGAG AACCCGCAGGAGAATGTGGTGACCGAGATCCGGGTCCTGGTGGACAGGAGCCCCCTCCCGCCGGGCTTCGCCCCGGTCTGCGATCCCCTGGACTCCA AGGCCTCCATCTCCAAGAAGAAGCGCTTGTGTATGAAGCTGGTGCCGCTGGGCGCAGCAGAGATGGTTGTGGTTGATGTCCGACTCAGTGGCAAGACCAAGACAGTTCCTGGGTACCATCGTGTGGG GGACATGGGGGGCTTCGCCATCTGGTGCAAGACGGCCAAGGCCCCACGGCCAGTGCCCAAGCCCAGGGCGCTCAGCAAGGAGATGCAGGGTCTGTCCCTGGACCCTCCAGGCTCGCCCAG CCATCCCACCCATAGCAGCAAGGCCGGCGGCCAGGCGCCCACACTGTCGAGGCTGAGCTCTCGGGCCTCCACCCTGCGGAGGAACGACTCTATCTATGACGCCTCCAATCTCTATGGCATCTCAG CCATGGATGGGGTCCCCTTCACACTGCACCCTCGATTCGAGGGCCGAACCTGCGGGTCCCTG GCTTTCTCCGCCTTCGGGAATCTGACCATCAAGTCACTGGCAGACATCGAGGAGGAG TATAATTATGGCTTCGTGGTGGAGAAGACAGCGGCGGCTCGCCTGCCCCCCAGTGTCACGTAG
- the MVB12A gene encoding multivesicular body subunit 12A isoform X3 has translation MEPGPDPDAPPLTGLAWSSASAAPPRGFSAISSTVEAAPAAFGRSFAQKPGYFLCLSALGNLENPQENVVTEIRVLVDRSPLPPGFAPVCDPLDSKASISKKKRLCMKLVPLGAAEMVVVDVRLSGKTKTVPGYHRVGDMGGFAIWCKTAKAPRPVPKPRALSKEMQGLSLDPPGSPSKAGGQAPTLSRLSSRASTLRRNDSIYDASNLYGISAMDGVPFTLHPRFEGRTCGSLAFSAFGNLTIKSLADIEEEYNYGFVVEKTAAARLPPSVT, from the exons ATGGAGCCTGGTCCCGATCCCGACGCACCGCCGCTCACCGGCCTGGCCTGGTCTTCGGCCTCGGCTGCCCCACCGCGGGGCTTCAGCGCG ATCTCCAGTACTGTGGAGGCCGCGCCCGCCGCCTTCGGCCGGAGCTTCGCGCAGAAACCCGGCTACTTCCTGTGCCTCAGCGCCCTGGGTAACCTAGAG AACCCGCAGGAGAATGTGGTGACCGAGATCCGGGTCCTGGTGGACAGGAGCCCCCTCCCGCCGGGCTTCGCCCCGGTCTGCGATCCCCTGGACTCCA AGGCCTCCATCTCCAAGAAGAAGCGCTTGTGTATGAAGCTGGTGCCGCTGGGCGCAGCAGAGATGGTTGTGGTTGATGTCCGACTCAGTGGCAAGACCAAGACAGTTCCTGGGTACCATCGTGTGGG GGACATGGGGGGCTTCGCCATCTGGTGCAAGACGGCCAAGGCCCCACGGCCAGTGCCCAAGCCCAGGGCGCTCAGCAAGGAGATGCAGGGTCTGTCCCTGGACCCTCCAGGCTCGCCCAG CAAGGCCGGCGGCCAGGCGCCCACACTGTCGAGGCTGAGCTCTCGGGCCTCCACCCTGCGGAGGAACGACTCTATCTATGACGCCTCCAATCTCTATGGCATCTCAG CCATGGATGGGGTCCCCTTCACACTGCACCCTCGATTCGAGGGCCGAACCTGCGGGTCCCTG GCTTTCTCCGCCTTCGGGAATCTGACCATCAAGTCACTGGCAGACATCGAGGAGGAG TATAATTATGGCTTCGTGGTGGAGAAGACAGCGGCGGCTCGCCTGCCCCCCAGTGTCACGTAG
- the MVB12A gene encoding multivesicular body subunit 12A isoform X2 translates to MEPGPDPDAPPLTGLAWSSASAAPPRGFSAISSTVEAAPAAFGRSFAQKPGYFLCLSALGNLENPQENVVTEIRVLVDRSPLPPGFAPVCDPLDSKASISKKKRLCMKLVPLGAAEMVVVDVRLSGKTKTVPGYHRVGDMGGFAIWCKTAKAPRPVPKPRALSKEMQGLSLDPPGSPSSKAGGQAPTLSRLSSRASTLRRNDSIYDASNLYGISAMDGVPFTLHPRFEGRTCGSLAFSAFGNLTIKSLADIEEEYNYGFVVEKTAAARLPPSVT, encoded by the exons ATGGAGCCTGGTCCCGATCCCGACGCACCGCCGCTCACCGGCCTGGCCTGGTCTTCGGCCTCGGCTGCCCCACCGCGGGGCTTCAGCGCG ATCTCCAGTACTGTGGAGGCCGCGCCCGCCGCCTTCGGCCGGAGCTTCGCGCAGAAACCCGGCTACTTCCTGTGCCTCAGCGCCCTGGGTAACCTAGAG AACCCGCAGGAGAATGTGGTGACCGAGATCCGGGTCCTGGTGGACAGGAGCCCCCTCCCGCCGGGCTTCGCCCCGGTCTGCGATCCCCTGGACTCCA AGGCCTCCATCTCCAAGAAGAAGCGCTTGTGTATGAAGCTGGTGCCGCTGGGCGCAGCAGAGATGGTTGTGGTTGATGTCCGACTCAGTGGCAAGACCAAGACAGTTCCTGGGTACCATCGTGTGGG GGACATGGGGGGCTTCGCCATCTGGTGCAAGACGGCCAAGGCCCCACGGCCAGTGCCCAAGCCCAGGGCGCTCAGCAAGGAGATGCAGGGTCTGTCCCTGGACCCTCCAGGCTCGCCCAG CAGCAAGGCCGGCGGCCAGGCGCCCACACTGTCGAGGCTGAGCTCTCGGGCCTCCACCCTGCGGAGGAACGACTCTATCTATGACGCCTCCAATCTCTATGGCATCTCAG CCATGGATGGGGTCCCCTTCACACTGCACCCTCGATTCGAGGGCCGAACCTGCGGGTCCCTG GCTTTCTCCGCCTTCGGGAATCTGACCATCAAGTCACTGGCAGACATCGAGGAGGAG TATAATTATGGCTTCGTGGTGGAGAAGACAGCGGCGGCTCGCCTGCCCCCCAGTGTCACGTAG
- the TMEM221 gene encoding transmembrane protein 221 isoform X2: MVLLGIPAAVLAALGAQLLFQLQAGRAELRGSRVPRMDPELGAGPGLPEDAAGALLPLAAALAALALVLGLTCLVLAALCGHLGAELARGPGLSSLRSAGFLSDCRPLRHTALGLFCSGISIYLAALSIYALLLFEIEAGAAAAAILGLGVLVLAAALTLTLRQTARASRHGPQELSPSPPPHCEDDTIHPIEGCKAGPRASHQQDEEIEAREGQ; the protein is encoded by the exons ATGGTCCTGCTGGGCATCCCCGCGGCAGTGCTGGCAGCGCTGGGCGCGCAGCTACTGTTCCAGCTGCAGGCCGGTCGCGCCGAGCTGCGGGGGTCGCGTGTTCCCCGGATGGACCCCGAGCTGGGCGCCGGCCCCGGGCTGCCCGAGGACGCGGCCGGGGCACTGCTGCCTCTAGCTGCTGCGCTGGCCGCGCTGGCCCTCGTGCTGGGCCTAACCTGCCTGGTGCTCGCTGCGCTCTGCGGACATCTGGGCGCCGAGCTGGCCCGGGGACCTGGACTAAGCAG CCTCAGGTCCGCTGGGTTCCTGTCGGACTGCCGCCCACTCAGGCACACAGCCCTCGGTCTCTTCTGCTCTGGGATCTCCATCTACCTGGCAG CGCTGTCCATCTACGCCCTGCTGCTCTTCGAGATTGAGGCCGgggctgccgccgccgccatccTGGGCCTGGGTGTCCTCGTCCTCGCGGCAGCGCTGACCCTCACTCTGCGCCAGACTGCCCGCGCCTCCCGCCATGGCCCTCAGGAGCTGTCCCCTTCGCCGCCGCCGCATTGTGAAGATGACACCATCCACCCCATCGAGGGCTGCAAGGCCGGCCCCCGGGCCTCTCATCAGCAGG ATGAGGAGATCGAGGCCAGAGAGGGGCAGTGA
- the TMEM221 gene encoding transmembrane protein 221 isoform X1 gives MVLLGIPAAVLAALGAQLLFQLQAGRAELRGSRVPRMDPELGAGPGLPEDAAGALLPLAAALAALALVLGLTCLVLAALCGHLGAELARGPGLSSLRSAGFLSDCRPLRHTALGLFCSGISIYLAALSIYALLLFEIEAGAAAAAILGLGVLVLAAALTLTLRQTARASRHGPQELSPSPPPHCEDDTIHPIEGCKAGPRASHQQGTHRQNPCSSCPEPGDPFIPATVGGGQDRGLLAPRSHQTLLAGRGPWEGITLEMCNMLGHRPGGSGKDSTLV, from the exons ATGGTCCTGCTGGGCATCCCCGCGGCAGTGCTGGCAGCGCTGGGCGCGCAGCTACTGTTCCAGCTGCAGGCCGGTCGCGCCGAGCTGCGGGGGTCGCGTGTTCCCCGGATGGACCCCGAGCTGGGCGCCGGCCCCGGGCTGCCCGAGGACGCGGCCGGGGCACTGCTGCCTCTAGCTGCTGCGCTGGCCGCGCTGGCCCTCGTGCTGGGCCTAACCTGCCTGGTGCTCGCTGCGCTCTGCGGACATCTGGGCGCCGAGCTGGCCCGGGGACCTGGACTAAGCAG CCTCAGGTCCGCTGGGTTCCTGTCGGACTGCCGCCCACTCAGGCACACAGCCCTCGGTCTCTTCTGCTCTGGGATCTCCATCTACCTGGCAG CGCTGTCCATCTACGCCCTGCTGCTCTTCGAGATTGAGGCCGgggctgccgccgccgccatccTGGGCCTGGGTGTCCTCGTCCTCGCGGCAGCGCTGACCCTCACTCTGCGCCAGACTGCCCGCGCCTCCCGCCATGGCCCTCAGGAGCTGTCCCCTTCGCCGCCGCCGCATTGTGAAGATGACACCATCCACCCCATCGAGGGCTGCAAGGCCGGCCCCCGGGCCTCTCATCAGCAGGGTACCCACCGCCAGAACCCCTGCTCATCCTGTCCAGAGCCTGGGGACCCCTTCATACCTGCCACCGTAGGGGGAGGCCAGGACAGAGGCCTGCTTGCACCCCGCTCGCACCAGACTCTGCTGGCTGGCAGGGGACCGTGGGAAGGGATTACCCTTGAGATGTGCAACATGCTGGGCCACCGGCCAGGGGGCTCAGGGAAGGACTCCACACTCGTGTAA
- the NXNL1 gene encoding nucleoredoxin-like protein 1, translating into MAALFSGSVLIRNNSDQDELDTEAELSHRLENRLVLLFFGAGACPRCQAFVPALKDFFVRLTDEFYVLRAAQLALVYISQDPTEEQQDLFLRDMPEKWLFLPFGDQLRRDLPRRFSVEHLPAVVVLKPGGDVLTRHAAEEITRLGPACFANWQEAAELLDRNFLLAEDLDEPARRSLTEPLRRRKYRVQRGARAQGAGEDEAPGGARPLF; encoded by the exons ATGGCTGCCCTGTTCTCGGGAAGTGTGCTGATCCGGAACAACAGTGACCAGGACGAGCTGGACACGGAGGCAGAGCTGAGCCACCGGCTGGAGAACCGGCTGGTGCTGCTGTTCTTTGGGGCTGGGGCCTGCCCGCGCTGCCAGGCCTTCGTGCCCGCACTCAAGGACTTCTTTGTCCGCCTCACTGATGAGTTCTATGTGCTGCGGGCAGCCCAGCTGGCCCTGGTATACATTTCCCAGGACCCCACAGAGGAGCAGCAGGACCTTTTCCTCAGGGACATGCCTGAAAAGTGGCTCTTCCTGCCCTTTGGGGACCAGCTGAGGAG GGACCTCCCGCGCCGCTTCTCCGTGGAGCATCTACCCGCAGTGGTGGTGCTGAAGCCGGGCGGGGACGTGCTCACGCGCCATGCAGCCGAGGAGATCACGCGCCTGGGGCCCGCCTGCTTTGCCAACTGGCAAGAGGCGGCTGAGCTGCTGGACCGCAACTTCCTGCTGGCCGAGGACCTGGACGAGCCTGCGCGGCGGAGCCTGACCGAGCCGCTGCGCCGCCGCAAGTACCGCGTGCAGCGCGGGGCCAGGGCGCAGGGCGCCGGGGAGGATGAGGCCCCCGGGGGTGCCCGGCCGCTGTTCTGA